The segment GGGTAGCAGGGGGATTGTGGGTCTGTTGTTCCCAGGGCAGGGTAACGGAGGGGTGGTTGGGGTGTATCGTCCTCGTGTGGGGTTTGTGGCTGCTGACAGGACAGTGTTCAAATCGCCTGAAATTATTAAATACCCTCACTATGCCCCTGACTCTGTCTTGCCTCCCTGTCTCCCACTcgtcccccaccccctctctccccTTGCCCACTCTCTCCCCGTCCCTCACTCTCCCCATCTCTCCCCTGTTTCCTCTTGTCCCGTATCTCCCCCATCGCTCACCGCCCCTGTCTCTCCCCCAACCCCGCGctcactccctctctcctctCCATCTATCCTGCTCTACCTCTCCGAatctctctcctgttcctctgcccctccccccaccgccGCCTCggcccctttctctctctcccacctacTCCCACTCTTCCTCATTCCCCGACCCCCATGCAGGATCGATGAGGAGGTGAGCCAGAGGAATAGCTCCCTGAAGATGATCCGGGAGCTGCAGACTCAGATTGGGGAGCTGCAGGAGGACCTGGAGGCTGAGAGGAACATCCGCACCAAGGCCGACAAACAGCGGAGGGACCTCAGCGAAGAGCTGGAGGCGCTCAAAACCGAACTGGAGGACACGCTAGACACTACGGCGGCTCAGCAGGAACTGAGGTGAGGGCGTGCGGCTGTGCGCA is part of the Chiloscyllium plagiosum isolate BGI_BamShark_2017 unplaced genomic scaffold, ASM401019v2 scaf_47613, whole genome shotgun sequence genome and harbors:
- the LOC122544962 gene encoding myosin-11-like, producing the protein RLKKEEKGRQEIEKLKRKLDGESTDFQEQIAEMQQQIEELKAQLLKREEELQAAMGRIDEEVSQRNSSLKMIRELQTQIGELQEDLEAERNIRTKADKQRRDLSEELEALKTELEDTLDTTAAQQEL